The following are encoded together in the Lactuca sativa cultivar Salinas chromosome 1, Lsat_Salinas_v11, whole genome shotgun sequence genome:
- the LOC111915874 gene encoding non-specific lipid-transfer protein, producing MARIVMMVLCVVVTCMVVAEPYAQAITCYKVASDLWPCYGYLTNGGVVSSSCCSGVEALNNAANSAYARQTICSCLKSAYSADSGIKLSIAASLPSDCGVDVPYKISPTTKCSSLG from the exons ATGGCTAGAATTGTAATGATGGTCTTATGTGTAGTCGTGACTTGCATGGTGGTGGCGGAACCCTATGCACAGGCTATTACCTGTTATAAGGTGGCTAGTGACTTATGGCCATGCTATGGCTACTTAACAAACGGCGGTGTTGTGTCATCGTCATGTTGCAGTGGGGTTGAGGCACTCAATAACGCTGCAAATTCAGCCTATGCTCGTCAGACTATATGTAGCTGCTTGAAGAGTGCTTACTCAGCCGACTCCGGCATCAAGCTCTCTATCGCTGCCAGCCTTCCCAGCGACTGTGGTGTCGACGTTCCTTATAAGATCAGTCCAACCACAAAATGTTCCTC GTTGGGGTGA